A genomic stretch from Rhodomicrobium vannielii ATCC 17100 includes:
- a CDS encoding FeoA family protein: MITLENIRVGESARVVGFSSGDRGYRQRLLAMGLTPGATFSVQRRAPLGDPIEIKVRNFKLTLRKGEAAIVEVERL; encoded by the coding sequence ATGATTACTCTCGAAAATATCAGGGTCGGAGAAAGTGCTCGCGTCGTCGGGTTTTCATCCGGCGACCGAGGCTATCGCCAGCGCCTTCTCGCGATGGGCTTGACACCCGGTGCGACTTTCTCAGTCCAGCGCCGGGCACCGCTTGGCGATCCGATCGAAATCAAGGTGAGAAACTTCAAACTCACGCTTCGAAAAGGTGAAGCGGCCATCGTGGAAGTCGAACGACTCTGA